Proteins found in one Fusarium oxysporum Fo47 chromosome V, complete sequence genomic segment:
- a CDS encoding putative fungal-specific transcription factor, giving the protein MATERDDASPVSDREVDNVPQDEQLVPLSTISCDRCRRRKVRCDRRHPCAYCVRTENLCTYPPRHKPKERRQRVFISEIYEKKIDDIAQKLAELSNTLGAGQNPTLHVVPAATASKIPSHPASTSRLAPVTQASSPSPSNGVGSQLLTPRLEHEGESSLSAQAAFANGFLEDAIINKPNGIDIAADMSSVLQSLRKALGRDSNQQELDYLYPHARVLESGLTLRNLPMPPVDKAFICLRMAKENPRVRFFWDNEATSFTDVFLTVYSPGEVTHADLIAVNAGLYWLFRQCKQIATDSCQKADLEAQAVMCRDNLETVLANLPFHQPCNIGTVASMMVASIYCLETCKPSAAWDFIATASHLSQTLGMHSKIAMARDPPDIRMGKIRIFWLVYVQEKGLSLRLGRSSTIHDGDITIPVPSIESRSEIGYFGQLDKMKELAYLQGKIYDQLYSSAALAQPQTVRTTRARSLASELEVHTNRILPSDKLYQDAMRQATGTEFVKAFLCTTKVLHLSLFCLIYRAIPAETNQGTALGRECIDSAHKALEAHKEWQSVVAGLQDDFLETYVNLALIHSPFVPFIVVFCHIIETGDKNGLDLLESVIKTLQPVTDSAFSSGAKKEFHLFKALYDAARNYLEARLSKVSIGFGSWENASSSVHVPSPAHQQPALPTPIFNFPNSQTSLSTSLEGTAEWMDQQMEVPGSMDTDIDQYGAQLGNWLHMNNQMTRALEDSYFWGDLA; this is encoded by the exons ATGGCTACCGAAAGAGACGATGCCTCCCCCGTATCGGATCGGGAAGTAGATAATGTCCCTCAGGACGAACAGCTTGTCCCTTTGTCCACAATCTCA TGTGATCGATGCCGCCGCAGAAAG GTGCGCTGCGACCGGAGACACCCGTGTGCCTACTGTGTCCGCACCGAGAACCTCTGCACGTATCCGCCTAGGCACAAGCCCAAGGAAAGGCGACAACGCGTTTTTATCTCGGAGATATA TGAGAAAAAGATCGACGATATCGCGCAAAAGCTCGCAGAGCTTAGCAATACATTGGGAGCTGGTCAAAACCCAACCCTACATGTCGTACCCGCAGCTACCGCATCGAAAATCCCATCCCACCCAGCATCGACGTCACGCCTCGCACCCGTAACCCAAGCATCGTCTCCATCACCTAGCAATGGCGTTGGGAGCCAGCTTCTCACTCCAAGGTTGGAGCATGAGGGAGAATCTTCGCTCTCAGCTCAAGCCGCTTTTGCCAACGGATTTCTCGAagatgccatcatcaacaagccgAACGGCATCGATATCGCTGCTGACATGTCTTCTGTTCTGCAGTCTCTGAGGAAGGCTTTGGGGAGGGATTCAAACCAACAGGAACTCGATTACCTGTATCCTCATGCTAGAGTACTTGAATCGGGACTTACACTGCGCAATCTTCCTATGCCCCCCGTTGACAAAGCTTTCATTTGTCTCAGAATGGCCAAAG AAAACCCTAGAGTTCGGTTCTTTTGGGACAACGAAGCTACCTCTTTCACTGACGTTTTTCTTACGGTGTACTCTCCGGGAGAAGTTACTCATGCTGACCTCATCGCTGTCAATGCGGGACTCTATTGGCTTTTTAGACAATGCAAACAGATCGCCACAGATTCATGCCAAAAGGCTGATCTTGAGGCGCAAGCAGTCATGTGCCGGGACAATCTCGAGACCGTACTCGCTAATCTACCTTTCCATCAACCTTGCAATATCGGGACGGTCGCTTCAATGATGGTAGCT AGCATATACTGCCTTGAAACATGCAAGCCATCTGCGGCATGGGACTTTATCGCAACCGCATCACACTTGAGCCAGACGCTAGGCATGCATAGCAAGATTGCAATGGCCCGCGATCCTCCAGACATCAGGATGGGTAAGATCAGAATATTCTGGCTGGTTTACGTGCAAGAAAAGGGTCTCTCTCTCCGTCTTGGCCGATCATCAACTATCCATGATGGCGATATCACTATTCCGGTTCCTAGCATAGAGTCGAGATCAGAGATAGGCTACTTTGGTCAACTAGACAAGATGAAAGAACTAGCTTATTTACAAGGCAAGATTTACGACCAGCTTTACAGTTCTGCTGCCTTGGCACAGCCTCAGACTGTTAGAACCACGAGGGCGAGGAGTCTCGCATCAGAGCTTGAAGTGCACACGAATAGAATACTACCTAGCGAT AAACTATACCAAGATGCGATGCGCCAGGCTACTGGTACTGAGTTTGTTAAGGCTTTCCTCTGCACCACCAAGGTACTTCACTTATCCCTCTTTTGCCTCATTTACAGAGCCATACCTGCCGAGACGAATCAGGGTACTGCACTTGGAAGAGAGTGCATTGATAGTGCTCACAAGGCCCTTGAAGCACACAAGGAATGGCAGTCTGTAGTGGCTGGACTACAGGATGACTTCCTAGAGACTTATGTCAACTT GGCTCTCATACACTCACCCTTCGTTCCATTTATCGTCGTATTCTGTCACATTATCGAGACTGGTGACAAGAACGGCCTTGATCTGCTCGAAAGTGTCATCAAGACATTACAACCTGTCACAGACTCTGCTTTCTCATCCGGAGCGAAGAAAGAGTTTCATCTATTTAAAGCTTTGTACGATGCCGCTCGAAACTATCTTGAAGCTAGATTGAGCAAGGTGAGTATCGGCTTTGGCTCGTGGGAAAATGCGTCTTCGTCCGTACACGTGCCATCACctgctcatcaacagcctgcCCTGCCTACGCCAATCTTCAACTTTCCAAACTCACAAACTTCCCTAAGCACATCGTTAGAAGGGACAGCTGAATGGATGGATCAGCAGATGGAGGTGCCTGGTAGCATGGATACTGATATCGACCAGTATGGCGCACAGCTTGGAAATTGGCTGCACATGAATAATCAGATGACGAGGGCTCTAGAAGATAGCTACTTTTGGGGTGATCTGGCATGA
- a CDS encoding NCS1 nucleoside transporter produces MSLKAILTWMRLPSADRAVSNVWINDDIRPLEPERRTWNTMTFISFWLVNQVAISNWQLGASLVATGLSVWQVIVATLIGKVIISLVAIFNGYTGAEWHIGFPVVSRYIWGPYGSFIAIVQRIILSLVWFSVQSWTGGLCISVILSAMFPGFQRLGNVFPASSHLDTKQFVGWILFNVAMTPVLWIHPHKIKRVLLIFNIIASVTLISIMVWSLVEAKGGGPLLSESATPMSSHDLGWAITSGVTTVIGGIAVGLTNANDYTRFAQKPGDQVFGQWFSIIFFGTLFPLFGCLAASATQGIWGEATWNPPLICQQWLDRDYSSGSRAAAFFAGLGLVMCQIAINVVDNAYSAGMDLAGLVSSYINIRRGAFIALVLSVAMCPWELLSSASVFISVLSAYSVFLGPIIGIQVCDYWLIRSRRIKLSHLYNPGPTSIYYFSYGFNPRSFIAWFLGFVTQLPGFAAGVTPNKVKVGEAWHELFYLAFPLGFAISFAAHYAINRVFPPPGLGLVDDMDYFGSFTEAEAIKLGMGLGSEGSEKDAVIQGVPVQMKS; encoded by the exons ATGTCACTCAAAGCCATCCTGACCTGGATGAGACTGCCCAGCGCAGATAGAGCCGTCTCCAATGTTTGGATCAATGACGACATCCGTCCGTTGGAGCCAGAGCGTCGAACATGGAACACCATGACTTTTATATCTTTCTGGTTGGTGAACCAGGTTGCCA TATCCAACTGGCAGCTGGGCGCTTCTCTTGTCGCCACCGGCCTCAGTGTCTGGCAGGTCATTGTGGCTACCTTGATCGGCAAGGTCATCATCAGCTTGGTCGCGATCTTCAATGGCTACACAGGTGCTGAATGGCACATCGGCTTCCCTGTTGTTTCGAGATATATCTGGGGTCCATACGGATccttcatcgccatcgtcCAGAGAATTATTCTCAGTCTGGTCTGGTTTTCTGTCCAGTCGTGGACAGGCGGTCTCTGCATCTCCGTCATCTTGTCTGCAATGTTTCCCGGTTTCCAAAGACTCGGAAACGTATTTCCTGCATCGTCTCATCTCGATACGAAGCAGTTCGTTGGCTGGATTCTTTTCAATGTCGCCATGACCCCAGTTCTCTGGATCCACCCTCACAAAATCAAGAGAGTTCTCCTTATTTTCAACATCATTGCGTCGGTCAcgctcatctccatcatggTTTGGTCTCTAGTTGAAGCTAAAGGGGGTGGCCCTCTCCTTTCCGAGAGTGCAACTCCAATGAGCTCTCATGACCTTGGCTGGGCTATCACGTCTGGTGTAACAACTGTCATTGGTGGCATAGCAGTAGGACTGACTAATGCAAATGATTACACCCGATTTGCTCAAAAGCCTGGTGATCAAGTGTTTGGGCAGTGGTTTTCCATCAT CTTTTTCGGCACACTCTTTCCTCTCTTTGGCTGCCTTGCAGCATCAGCCACTCAGGGCATCTGGGGGGAGGCCACCTGGAATCCCC CCTTAATATGCCAACAGTGGCTCGACAGAGACTACTCATCTGGTTCAAGAGCCGCGGCATTCTTTGCTGGCTTGGGCCTTGTAATGTGCCAGATTGCGATCAACGTGGTTGACAACGCATATAGCGCTGGTATGGATCTCGCCGGTCTCGTCAGCTCCTATATCAATATCAGGCGAGGTGCTTTTATTGCTCTAGTCTTGAGCGTTGCCATGTGCCCGTGGGAACTTCTTTCTTCAGCCAGCGTCTTCATCTCCGTCTTGTCTGCGTACAGTGTTTTTCTTGGGCCGATTATTGGCATTCAAGTCTGTGATTACTGGCTGATCCGTTCCCGTCGCATCAAATTGTCCCATCTCTACAATCCTGGTCCTACCAGTATTTATTACTTCAGTTATGGCTTCAACCCCAGGAGTTTTATTGCTTGGTTCCTTGGCTTTGTGACTCAACTGCCTGGATTTGCAGCTGGTGTGACCCCCAACAAAGTCAAGGTTGGCGAGGCTTGGCATGAACTGTTTTATCTTGCATTCCCTCTCGGATTTGCCATCTCATTCGCTGCCCATTACGCTATCAATCGTGTGTTCCCGCCCCCTGGTTTGGGACTTGTTGATGACATGGACTACTTCGGGTCCTTTACTGAGGCTGAAGCCATCAAGTTAGGTATGGGCCTAGGATCGGAGGGAAGTGAGAAAGACGCTGTGATTCAAGGTGTACCTGTTCAAATGAAGAGTTGA
- a CDS encoding hydantoinase/oxoprolinase codes for MTLSKAVRIGVDVGGTNTDAVAIDVALATQGDAQRGVIAFKKTPTMPDATAGIETAVRAVIDSGSIVPQRIASITVGTTHFINAVVERDARRLQKVGVLRLSRSFLREVPPFSDFPPDLAAIIKGYCGIIDGGLHIDGSQEAPIKEAQVMAECEKIKAENLRAVVIAGVFSPIDEIFKQESRVRDIILREIPGIDVVCSHEVANIGFLERENASILNAAILQYARKTMRRFNQAKKKLNLTCPLFITQNDGTTLDAAAAARIPIRTFASGATNSMRGAAYLAGIDAGGNSSAIVVDIGGTTADIGVILPSGLPRQASAYVTVAGVRVNYSMPHLHSVGLGGGSLVRNVDGRVKVGPESVGHYLVEEALVFGGNTCTASDIAVALGRADMGDRSRLAELNPEFVQSAKDCIKTLLDGAVDVIKTSADPLPVLLVGGGAVLAPENISGASKVILPPFHDVANAIGAAISRVSGDVDIVQSTAHQTESQTLERAKKMAVERAIQAGAIPESITMANVESIPLQYVSHQVRTIVKAVGDVDFKGYVSELELEAVGDYDDEVSDEPEGHKNRAVNTTEVMPPDPFTYTPTIKANDEGVPEWILNEIDLAWLADGCYVLGCAGGGTPAPSFIQLRDIIRQGHTIRIIDQSSLKDDALIYWGGHMGSPAVSVERLQSTETVQAFNVLMEYLGHNKVDAVMGLEIGGANGMEPMLVGSSRFFNAPVIDGDWMGRAYPTYWQTTLAVHKPLELVPCAIDSGDGKSIIMTRAPDDEIVDRALRASCSEMGSRVGMAAKPTTTENVRRYGVLNTCSLAWRIGRCIARSVYSNQLSTVAESIIKEAGGLTSARVLFRGKIVEVERRLYKGHSHGALRIEAFDEHVDDEEDSGSKRMAPVVSGGTLRIPFKNENILAEHTAADGSQIKIIASVPDLIAVLDNGSGRALGVPEFKYGYRVTVLGITCSPQWTRTPSGIEIGGPKAFGYDDVVYKPLGEYVEPASVIREYA; via the coding sequence ATGACTCTAAGTAAAGCTGTACGCATAGGAGTCGACGTCGGCGGTACCAATACCGATGCCGTTGCCATAGACGTGGCCCTCGCTACTCAAGGCGATGCACAACGTGGAGTCATCGCCTTCAAGAAAACTCCTACTATGCCAGATGCGACTGCTGGAATCGAGACTGCTGTTAGAGCTGTCATTGACTCTGGCAGCATAGTTCCCCAGCGGATAGCAAGCATCACTGTCGGCACAACACACTTTATCAATGCAGTCGTGGAGAGAGATGCCAGGAGACTTCAAAAGGTCGGCGTCTTGAGACTGTCACGTTCGTTTCTCCGAGAAGTACCTCCATTCTCAGACTTCCCGCCCGATCTagcagccatcatcaagggATACTGCGGAATCATCGATGGAGGCCTGCACATTGATGGTTCTCAAGAAGCACCCATCAAAGAAGCCCAAGTGATGGCCGAATGCGAAAAGATCAAGGCAGAGAACCTGAGGGCAGTTGTGATCGCTGGCGTCTTTTCTCCGATTGACGAGATATTCAAGCAAGAGAGCCGCGTCAGAGACATCATCCTACGAGAAATTCCAGGAATTGACGTCGTATGTTCTCACGAGGTGGCCAATATTGGTTTCCTAGAGCGCGAAAACGCCAGTATCCTCAATGCTGCTATCCTTCAATATGCTCGAAAAACAATGAGGAGGTTCAatcaggccaagaagaagctgaacctGACGTGTCCACTATTCATTACTCAAAACGACGGGACCACCCTTGATGCTGCCGCAGCAGCTAGGATACCCATTAGGACCTTTGCATCTGGAGCCACCAACTCGATGAGGGGAGCTGCATACTTGGCTGGGATCGATGCTGGAGGCAACTCCTCGGCCATCGTCGTGGATATCGGTGGAACTACAGCTGACATTGGCGTAATTCTACCAAGCGGACTTCCAAGACAAGCCTCTGCCTATGTCACAGTCGCTGGAGTAAGAGTGAATTATTCAATGCCTCATCTGCACTCGGTTGGACTTGGTGGGGGTTCACTCGTGCGCAATGTTGATGGAAGAGTCAAGGTCGGCCCTGAGTCGGTTGGCCACTaccttgttgaagaagctcttgttTTTGGTGGCAATACATGCACAGCATCTGATATTGCTGTTGCCCTGGGAAGAGCAGATATGGGTGATAGGAGCAGACTCGCTGAACTGAACCCTGAGTTTGTCCAGTCGGCAAAAGACTGCATCAAGACTCTACTCGATGGAGCTGTCGATGTCATCAAGACCTCTGCTGATCCGCTACCCGTACTTCTCGTAGGAGGAGGTGCCGTGCTTGCACCAGAGAATATCTCAGGTGCCTCAAAGGTCATCCTCCCGCCATTCCACGATGTTGCGAATGCCATTGGTGCTGCTATCTCTCGTGTCAGCGGTGACGTTGATATTGTTCAGAGCACAGCCCACCAGACAGAGTCACAGACTCTTGAGCGtgcaaagaagatggccgtCGAAAGAGCCATTCAAGCTGGTGCCATCCCCGAAAGTATTACGATGGCGAATGTAGAGAGTATTCCGTTGCAATACGTGTCTCATCAAGTTCGAACCATTGTTAAAGCAGTGGGAGACGTCGACTTCAAGGGCTACGTATCAGAGTTGGAGCTCGAGGCTGTAGGTGATTACGACGACGAAGTCAGCGACGAACCTGAAGGGCACAAGAATCGAGCTGTCAATACTACAGAAGTTATGCCTCCGGATCCTTTCACCTACACTCCTaccatcaaggccaacgaCGAGGGCGTTCCTGAATGGATACTCAATGAAATTGATCTGGCTTGGCTGGCGGACGGATGTTATGTGCTCGGCTGCGCTGGCGGTGGCACCCCAGCTCCTAGCTTCATTCAACTGCGGGACATTATAAGACAAGGCCATACTATTCGCATCATCGACCAGTCTTCCCTCAAAGATGATGCCCTCATCTACTGGGGCGGCCATATGGGATCTCCTGCCGTGTCGGTGGAGCGGCTACAGTCAACCGAGACGGTCCAAGCATTCAATGTGCTCATGGAGTATCTCGGTCATAATAAAGTCGATGCTGTCATGGGATTGGAGATTGGTGGTGCCAATGGTATGGAGCCGATGCTCGTTGGCTCCTCGCGGTTCTTTAATGCGCCTGTCATTGACGGTGACTGGATGGGCCGAGCATATCCTACATACTGGCAGACTACGCTTGCGGTACATAAACCACTGGAACTCGTTCCTTGTGCCATTGACTCTGGCGATGGCAAGAGTATCATCATGACTCGAGCACCAGACGACGAGATTGTTGACAGAGCATTGAGAGCGTCATGTTCCGAGATGGGAAGCCGAGTCGGTATGGCCGCCAAACCTACCACTACCGAGAACGTGCGGAGATATGGCGTGCTGAATACCTGTTCTCTTGCTTGGAGGATAGGCAGATGCATCGCCCGCAGTGTTTACAGTAACCAGCTCTCGACAGTTGCAGAGTCGATCATCAAAGAGGCTGGTGGGTTGACGTCAGCCAGGGTGCTATTCAGAGGCAAAATTGTAGAAGTCGAACGAAGACTATACAAGGGGCACTCGCACGGCGCTCTACGCATTGAAGCATTCGACGAGCatgttgatgacgaagaagatagTGGATCGAAGCGAATGGCACCTGTAGTCTCAGGAGGAACATTGCGAATCCCTTTCAAGAACGAAAACATTCTTGCTGAGCATACCGCTGCTGACGGCTCTCAAATCAAGATCATCGCCTCTGTCCCTGATCTCATTGCTGTGCTAGACAATGGCTCTGGTAGAGCACTAGGTGTTCCAGAGTTCAAGTACGGTTATAGAGTGACTGTCTTGGGCATTACATGCTCACCGCAGTGGACGAGAACACCTTCTGGTATCGAGATTGGAGGACCGAAGGCATTTGGCtatgatgatgttgtttACAAGCCTCTTGGGGAGTATGTGGAACCTGCGAGTGTGATTAGAGAATATGCTTAA